A window from Musa acuminata AAA Group cultivar baxijiao chromosome BXJ3-10, Cavendish_Baxijiao_AAA, whole genome shotgun sequence encodes these proteins:
- the LOC103968858 gene encoding uncharacterized protein LOC103968858 — protein sequence MDPSLAKRLWHMIRAACYMLRKGFCRHKLMMDLHLLLKRGKLAGKAIGNFVTFHHHHDRHTGSDAYPACSCRSMDPDFSFYNNKEIEFSCSNTPSYPSFFLTAKRKNRQRHGCYDIDVTALAQQLEMLSTEISEAESSAMASASPSPSPAPMWSVGKSPAAVRQLRVTDSPFPMMDGDGEADGRVDREAEEFIKRFYEKLRLQQSVPATPEYQYRSRRKPA from the coding sequence ATGGATCCTTCCCTGGCCAAGCGGCTGTGGCACATGATCAGAGCTGCTTGCTACATGCTACGTAAGGGTTTCTGCAGGCACAAGCTCATGATggatctccacctcctcctcaagcGCGGCAAGCTCGCCGGGAAAGCCATCGGAAACTTCGTCACCTTCCATCACCACCATGACCGCCACACTGGCTCCGATGCGTACCCGGCCTGCTCGTGCCGGTCCATGGACCCCGACTTCTCCTTCTACAACAACAAGGAGATAGAGTTCAGCTGCAGCAACACCCCCTCCTACCCATCCTTCTTCCTCACTGCCAAGCGGAAGAACCGCCAACGCCACGGCTGCTACGACATCGACGTCACCGCACTAGCCCAGCAGCTTGAAATGCTGAGCACGGAGATATCTGAAGCCGAGTCGTCGGCCATGGCGTCggcgtcgccgtcgccgtcgcctgcGCCGATGTGGAGCGTCGGTAAGAGCCCGGCAGCGGTGCGGCAGCTGAGGGTAACAGACTCGCCGTTCCCGATGATGGATGGGGACGGGGAGGCCGATGGCCGCGTCGACCGGGAGGCAGAGGAGTTCATCAAGAGGTTCTACGAGAAGCTTCGTCTCCAGCAGAGCGTCCCGGCGACACCGGAGTACCAGTACCGCAGCCGCCGCAAGCCGGCCTGA
- the LOC135651092 gene encoding uncharacterized protein LOC135651092: MFRQSSNRNSLDKGSMVKRVLQIALLLAVVVWLLNRINKNEYAGDQINIDQEYVDFGRKGKAGSENVVVINGQTIDFDDISETNEAGGQAEAFGRHSEEKNEDESFGKEQEESHKNISDTDQTETQEEQLGNKDGNDDSSISNRDVTVGNETSTSEMDALRLPSQRDSENSQDPNEGENLGDDSLQRNKLVTLGRSKNDTEEEITFDEERIFGSQNQLEGDGKVDEIENKTIDSNGGVESENEISGENSFEVEKETTETNGGGKFQTDGSDSLEDTTANPSSDDTSFSLPNNENNEVSINNEPSDKITLDSQGDISSTHSEATEYHTMQNVSSDTRTVDEATGLPNTTEEKVPVIPTDSEVPKREAVEFQDTSVTKAEVTDDDDPSVEETNTESDDKLPVTSVADHAENVELPVFDKALERDAADSSGDNASDSGRNDFKEEKMDLESNKEDATSEPQNAGDSFSLGTNSETSSASEAGNSSHTNENILQIPTNEVPKADAENSQVDDFAKGEENSRNI, encoded by the coding sequence ATGTTTCGGCAATCAAGTAATCGCAACTCGCTAGATAAAGGGTCCATGGTTAAGAGAGTACTCCAGATAGCATTGCTTTTGGCTGTTGTTGTCTGGTTGCTAAACCGTATCAACAAGAATGAATATGCTGGAGACCAAATCAACATCGATCAGGAATATGTAGATTTTGGTCGGAAAGGGAAAGCAGGATCCGAGAATGTTGTTGTCATAAATGGGCAGACGATAGATTTCGATGACATCTCCGAAACAAATGAAGCTGGAGGTCAAGCTGAGGCTTTTGGTCGGCACTCCGAAGAGAAGAATGAAGACGAGTCTTTTGGTAAAGAACAAGAGGAGTCTCATAAAAATATCTCAGATACTGACCAAACAGAAACTCAAGAAGAACAACTCGGCAATAAGGATGGGAACGACGACTCAAGCATCAGCAACAGAGATGTTACAGTGGGCAATGAAACGAGTACCAGCGAAATGGATGCTTTACGGCTTCCCAGTCAGAGGGACAGCGAAAACTCACAGGATCCAAATGAGGGGGAAAACCTTGGAGATGACTCCCTTCAACGAAATAAGCTAGTCACATTGGGTCGATCAAAAAATGATACCGAAGAAGAAATAACTTTTGACGAAGAGAGGATCTTCGGCTCCCAGAATCAATTAGAAGGTGATGGAAAAGTTGatgaaattgaaaacaagacaattgATTCCAATGGAGGAGTCGAATCAGAGAATGAAATCAGTGGTGAAAATAGTTTTGAAGTTGAAAAGGAAACAACTGAGACCAATGGAGGAGGCAAATTCCAGACTGACGGTAGTGATAGTTTGGAAGATACCACGGCCAATCCAAGTTCAGATGATACCAGCTTCTCTCTCCCTAACAATGAGAACAATGAGGTGTCTATCAACAATGAGCCTTCTGATAAGATTACTCTTGATTCTCAAGGAGACATTAGTAGTACTCATTCTGAGGCTACCGAGTACCATACTATGCAAAATGTAAGCTCTGATACAAGAACCGTGGATGAAGCTACCGGTCTACCCAATACCACCGAAGAAAAAGTACCAGTGATACCAACTGATAGTGAAGTTCCAAAGAGGGAAGCAGTTGAATTTCAAGACACCAGCGTTACAAAAGCTGAAGTAACCGATGATGATGACCCTTCGGTAGAGGAGACTAATACAGAGTCGGATGACAAGCTCCCGGTCACATCTGTAGCTGATCATGCAGAGAATGTGGAATTGCCGGTCTTTGATAAGGCTCTGGAGAGGGATGCGGCTGATTCCAGTGGAGATAATGCTTCAGATTCTGGCAGAAATGATTTTAAAGAAGAAAAGATGGATTTGGAATCTAATAAAGAAGACGCCACATCTGAGCCTCAAAATGCTGGTGACAGTTTCAGCTTAGGAACAAACTCTGAGACAAGCTCAGCAAGTGAAGCTGGAAACTCATCCCATACCAATGAGAACATTTTACAGATTCCTACCAACGAGGTTCCGAAAGCTGATGCAGAAAATTCCCAAGTAGATGACTTCGCTAAGGGAGAAGAAAACTCTCGTAATATTTGA
- the LOC135585777 gene encoding NADP-dependent malic enzyme-like isoform X3 produces MSMMDLQERNERLFYKLLIDNVEELLPVVYTPTVGEACQKYGSIFRRPQGLYISLKEKGKILEVLKNWPEKTIQVIVVTDGERILGLGDLGCQGMGIPVGKLALYTALGGLRPSACLPITIDVGTNNEQLLNDDFYIGLRQKRARGQEYEDLLHEFMCAVKQQYGEKVLIQFEDFANHHAFDLLAKYSKTHLVFNDDIQGTASVVLAGLVAALKLVGGTLADHTYLFLGAGEAGTGIAELIALEMSRQMGTPIENNREKIWLVDSKGLIVSSRMESLQHFKKPWAHDHEPVNNLLDAVKAIKPTVLIGTSGVGKTFTQDVVEAMASFNEKPVILALSNPTTQSECTAEETYTWSKGCAIFASGSPFDPVEYEGKIFVPGQANNAYIFPGFGLGLVISGAIRVHDEMLLAASEALAQQVTQENFDKGLIYPPFKNIRKISAHIAANVAAKVYELGLATRLPRPDNLVKYAESCMYTPAYRNYR; encoded by the exons ATGTCAATGATGGACCTGCAG GAGAGGAACGAGAGGCTTTTCTACAAGCTTCTGATTGACAATGTTGAGGAATTACTTCCGGTTGTATACACACCAACAGTTGGCGAGGCCTGCCAAAAGTATGGGAGCATCTTTCGGCGTCCACAGGGTCTATATATCAGTCTGAAAGAGAA AGGGAAAATTCTTGAGGTGCTAAAGAACTGGCCTGAGAAGACCATTCAAGTTATCGTGGTCACTGATGGTGAGCGCATTTTGGGTCTAGGAGACCTTGGGTGTCAG GGAATGGGAATTCCTGTTGGCAAACTTGCTCTTTATACAGCCCTTGGAGGACTCCGTCCATCTGCA TGCTTACCCATAACAATTGATGTGGGCACAAACAATGAGCAATTGCTGAATGATGACTTTTATATTGGTCTAAGACAAAAACGAGCTAGAGGCCAG GAATATGAGGATCTTCTCCATGAGTTCATGTGTGCTGTCAAGCAACAATATGGTGAGAAAGTCCTAATTCAG TTCGAAGACTTTGCCAATCATCATGCATTCGATTTGCTTGCAAAATATAGCAAGACACATCTTGTCTTTAATGATGACATCCAG GGAACAGCTTCCGTGGTCCTTGCTGGACTTGTTGCTGCACTGAAGTTGGTTGGAGGGACCTTAGCGGACCATACTTACTTGTTCCTTGGTGCTGGTGAG GCTGGCACTGGTATTGCTGAGCTCATTGCTCTTGAGATGTCAAGACAG ATGGGTACCCCAATCGAAAATAATCGTGAAAAGATTTGGCTTGTTGACTCAAAG GGATTGATTGTTAGTTCCCGGATGGAATCTCTACAACACTTCAAGAAACCTTGGGCACATGACCATGAACCTGTTAACAACCTTTTAGATGCTGTGAAG GCCATCAAGCCAACTGTGTTGATAGGAACCTCTGGAGTAGGGAAGACTTTTACACAAGATGTAGTTGAGGCCATGGCTTCATTTAATGAG AAACCTGTCATTCTTGCTCTGTCAAATCCCACAACACAATCAGAATGTACTGCCGAGGAAACATATACTTGGAGTAAG GGTTGTGCAATTTTTGCGAGCGGGAGCCCATTTGATCCTGTTGAATATGAGGGGAAGATTTTTGTACCTGGCCAG GCAAATAATGCTTACATATTTCCTGGTTTCGGTCTTGGCTTGGTGATATCTGGTGCCATACGTGTGCACGATGAAATGCTTCTTGCAGCCT CGGAAGCTTTAGCCCAGCAAGTGACACAAGAGAATTTTGACAAAGGACTGATCTATCCTCCCTTCAAAAATATCCGAAAGATATCTGCGCATATTGCCGCTAATGTGGCTGCAAAAGTATATGAACTTG GTTTGGCTACTCGTCTTCCTCGCCCGGACAACCTGGTGAAATATGCAGAGAGTTGCATGTACACCCCGGCATATCGCAATTACCGTTGA
- the LOC135650695 gene encoding uncharacterized protein LOC135650695, with protein MERGVPVEELTSGASGRIIPVFRNIRRSVPSPASLLRLLLFLHALAMWFLLFIRRRSPISWRSMAASASSRRRTGVGTWSAAAEEEDVLRRRALAERVEMVPLSEEGGGEVACRCGTFLFLGPRRTALYCRSWLPASGDLRGILVIIHGLNEHSGRYSHFAKQLMECNFGVYAMDWIGHGGSDGLHGYVPSLDYVVEDTGKFLEKIKSDNPGVPCFLFGHSTGGAVVLKAASYPHIKAMVEGIILTSPALRVKPAHPIVGAVAPIFSLVLPKFQFKGANKRGIPVSRDPAAMSAKYSDPLVYTRPIRVRTGHEILRISSYLLQNMKSITVPFFVLHGTADRVTDPLASQDLYNVAASRHKDIKLYEGFLHDLLFEPERDEVGGDIINWMLKMLQLQNM; from the exons ATGGAGAGGGGTGTGCCGGTGGAGGAGCTGACCTCCGGTGCGAGCGGCCGGATCATCCCGGTCTTCAGGAACATACGGAGGTCCGTGCCGTCGCCGGCGTCGCTCCTCCGCCTTCTTCTCTTCCTGCATGCCCTCGCCATGTGGTTCCTCCTCTTCATCCGCCGCCGCAGCCCGATTTCCTGGAGATCGATGGCGGCTTCGGCTTCCTCGCGACGGAGGACGGGTGTAGGGACATGGTCGGCGGCCGCGGAGGAGGAGGACGTGCTGCGGCGTAGGGCCCTCGCCGAGCGGGTGGAGATGGTACCTTTGTCGGAGGAAGGCGGAGGGGAAGTGGCATGCCGCTGCGGGACCTTTTTGTTTCTGGGACCAAGGAGGACGGCACTCTACTGCCGGTCGTGGTTGCCGGCATCGGGAGATCTAAG GGGTATTCTGGTGATAATACATGGGCTCAATGAACACAG CGGAAGATATTCGCACTTTGCTAAGCAGCTGATGGAATGCAACTTTGGAGTATATGCGATGGATTGGATAG GGCATGGTGGTAGTGATGGACTGCATGGGTATGTACCTTCATTGGACTATGTTGTGGAGGACACT GGAAAATTTCTGGAGAAAATTAAATCTGATAATCCTGGTGTGCCTTGTTTCCTTTTCGGTCACTCCACCGGTGGAGCTGTGGTTTTAAAG GCAGCTTCATATCCTCATATCAAAGCCATGGTAGAAGGGATCATACTAACATCTCCAGCACTGCGTGTAAAGCCAGCTCATCCAATAGTTGGG GCTGTGGCTCCAATTTTTTCACTGGTACTGCCAAAGTTCCAATTCAAGGGAGCTAATAAAAGGGGCATTCCTGTGTCAAGAGACCCAGCTGCTATGTCGGCTAAGTACTCAGATCCACTGGTTTACACTAGACCTATAAGAGTTCGCACAGGCCATGAGATCCTACGCATCTCTTCTTACCTGCTGCAGAATATGAAGTCCATCACTGTACCTTTCTTCGTACTGCATGGGACTGCTGACAGGGTCACTGATCCATTGGCGTCGCAAGATCTGTACAATGTTGCTGCCTCGAGACACAAGGATATAAAGCTCTATGAAGGCTTCTTACACGACCTTCTATTTGAACCTGAGCGCGATGAAGTTGGaggtgatataatcaattggatgCTGAAGATGTTGCAGCTTCAAAATATGTGA
- the LOC135585777 gene encoding NADP-dependent malic enzyme-like isoform X1, with the protein MQPSNDFFWGGERLGNEAVHRPTLCFAMLSLFVNSSSFNVLRRAAAVQFGGSRRVVIARGGREGRAVMENARQVEEYMDPTATVGGGAEDAYGEDRATEEQLVTPWTFSVASGYSLLRDPHHNKGLAFTEIERDAHYLRGLLPPVVLTQELQEKKLLHNLRKYEVPLQRYMSMMDLQERNERLFYKLLIDNVEELLPVVYTPTVGEACQKYGSIFRRPQGLYISLKEKGKILEVLKNWPEKTIQVIVVTDGERILGLGDLGCQGMGIPVGKLALYTALGGLRPSACLPITIDVGTNNEQLLNDDFYIGLRQKRARGQEYEDLLHEFMCAVKQQYGEKVLIQFEDFANHHAFDLLAKYSKTHLVFNDDIQGTASVVLAGLVAALKLVGGTLADHTYLFLGAGEAGTGIAELIALEMSRQMGTPIENNREKIWLVDSKGLIVSSRMESLQHFKKPWAHDHEPVNNLLDAVKAIKPTVLIGTSGVGKTFTQDVVEAMASFNEKPVILALSNPTTQSECTAEETYTWSKGCAIFASGSPFDPVEYEGKIFVPGQANNAYIFPGFGLGLVISGAIRVHDEMLLAASEALAQQVTQENFDKGLIYPPFKNIRKISAHIAANVAAKVYELGLATRLPRPDNLVKYAESCMYTPAYRNYR; encoded by the exons ATGCAACCAAGCAACGACTTCTTTTG GGGAGGAGAAAGGCTTGGGAACGAAGCAGTCCACCGTCCTACTCTCTGCTTCGCCATGCTCTCCCTCTTCGTCAACAGCAGCAGCTTCAACGTTCTG AGGAGAGCGGCAGCGGTGCAGTTCGGAGGGAGTAGAAGGGTGGTTATagcgagaggaggaagagaggggaGGGCGGTGATGGAGAACGCGCGCCAGGTGGAGGAGTACATGGACCCCACGGCGACGGTGGGCGGTGGAGCCGAGGACGCCTACGGCGAGGATCGCGCTACCGAGGAGCAGCTCGTCACTCCCTGGACCTTCTCCGTCGCTAG TGGGTATAGTCTACTAAGAGATCCACACCACAACAAAGGGCTTGCCTTTACTGAAATTGAGAGAGATGCTCACTACTTGCGAGGCCTATTGCCTCCAGTTGTCCTAACTCAAGAGCTGCAG GAGAAAAAGCTGCTGCACAATCTTCGCAAATATGAAGTTCCCCTGCAGCGTTACATGTCAATGATGGACCTGCAG GAGAGGAACGAGAGGCTTTTCTACAAGCTTCTGATTGACAATGTTGAGGAATTACTTCCGGTTGTATACACACCAACAGTTGGCGAGGCCTGCCAAAAGTATGGGAGCATCTTTCGGCGTCCACAGGGTCTATATATCAGTCTGAAAGAGAA AGGGAAAATTCTTGAGGTGCTAAAGAACTGGCCTGAGAAGACCATTCAAGTTATCGTGGTCACTGATGGTGAGCGCATTTTGGGTCTAGGAGACCTTGGGTGTCAG GGAATGGGAATTCCTGTTGGCAAACTTGCTCTTTATACAGCCCTTGGAGGACTCCGTCCATCTGCA TGCTTACCCATAACAATTGATGTGGGCACAAACAATGAGCAATTGCTGAATGATGACTTTTATATTGGTCTAAGACAAAAACGAGCTAGAGGCCAG GAATATGAGGATCTTCTCCATGAGTTCATGTGTGCTGTCAAGCAACAATATGGTGAGAAAGTCCTAATTCAG TTCGAAGACTTTGCCAATCATCATGCATTCGATTTGCTTGCAAAATATAGCAAGACACATCTTGTCTTTAATGATGACATCCAG GGAACAGCTTCCGTGGTCCTTGCTGGACTTGTTGCTGCACTGAAGTTGGTTGGAGGGACCTTAGCGGACCATACTTACTTGTTCCTTGGTGCTGGTGAG GCTGGCACTGGTATTGCTGAGCTCATTGCTCTTGAGATGTCAAGACAG ATGGGTACCCCAATCGAAAATAATCGTGAAAAGATTTGGCTTGTTGACTCAAAG GGATTGATTGTTAGTTCCCGGATGGAATCTCTACAACACTTCAAGAAACCTTGGGCACATGACCATGAACCTGTTAACAACCTTTTAGATGCTGTGAAG GCCATCAAGCCAACTGTGTTGATAGGAACCTCTGGAGTAGGGAAGACTTTTACACAAGATGTAGTTGAGGCCATGGCTTCATTTAATGAG AAACCTGTCATTCTTGCTCTGTCAAATCCCACAACACAATCAGAATGTACTGCCGAGGAAACATATACTTGGAGTAAG GGTTGTGCAATTTTTGCGAGCGGGAGCCCATTTGATCCTGTTGAATATGAGGGGAAGATTTTTGTACCTGGCCAG GCAAATAATGCTTACATATTTCCTGGTTTCGGTCTTGGCTTGGTGATATCTGGTGCCATACGTGTGCACGATGAAATGCTTCTTGCAGCCT CGGAAGCTTTAGCCCAGCAAGTGACACAAGAGAATTTTGACAAAGGACTGATCTATCCTCCCTTCAAAAATATCCGAAAGATATCTGCGCATATTGCCGCTAATGTGGCTGCAAAAGTATATGAACTTG GTTTGGCTACTCGTCTTCCTCGCCCGGACAACCTGGTGAAATATGCAGAGAGTTGCATGTACACCCCGGCATATCGCAATTACCGTTGA
- the LOC135585777 gene encoding NADP-dependent malic enzyme-like isoform X2: MENARQVEEYMDPTATVGGGAEDAYGEDRATEEQLVTPWTFSVASGYSLLRDPHHNKGLAFTEIERDAHYLRGLLPPVVLTQELQEKKLLHNLRKYEVPLQRYMSMMDLQERNERLFYKLLIDNVEELLPVVYTPTVGEACQKYGSIFRRPQGLYISLKEKGKILEVLKNWPEKTIQVIVVTDGERILGLGDLGCQGMGIPVGKLALYTALGGLRPSACLPITIDVGTNNEQLLNDDFYIGLRQKRARGQEYEDLLHEFMCAVKQQYGEKVLIQFEDFANHHAFDLLAKYSKTHLVFNDDIQGTASVVLAGLVAALKLVGGTLADHTYLFLGAGEAGTGIAELIALEMSRQMGTPIENNREKIWLVDSKGLIVSSRMESLQHFKKPWAHDHEPVNNLLDAVKAIKPTVLIGTSGVGKTFTQDVVEAMASFNEKPVILALSNPTTQSECTAEETYTWSKGCAIFASGSPFDPVEYEGKIFVPGQANNAYIFPGFGLGLVISGAIRVHDEMLLAASEALAQQVTQENFDKGLIYPPFKNIRKISAHIAANVAAKVYELGLATRLPRPDNLVKYAESCMYTPAYRNYR, from the exons ATGGAGAACGCGCGCCAGGTGGAGGAGTACATGGACCCCACGGCGACGGTGGGCGGTGGAGCCGAGGACGCCTACGGCGAGGATCGCGCTACCGAGGAGCAGCTCGTCACTCCCTGGACCTTCTCCGTCGCTAG TGGGTATAGTCTACTAAGAGATCCACACCACAACAAAGGGCTTGCCTTTACTGAAATTGAGAGAGATGCTCACTACTTGCGAGGCCTATTGCCTCCAGTTGTCCTAACTCAAGAGCTGCAG GAGAAAAAGCTGCTGCACAATCTTCGCAAATATGAAGTTCCCCTGCAGCGTTACATGTCAATGATGGACCTGCAG GAGAGGAACGAGAGGCTTTTCTACAAGCTTCTGATTGACAATGTTGAGGAATTACTTCCGGTTGTATACACACCAACAGTTGGCGAGGCCTGCCAAAAGTATGGGAGCATCTTTCGGCGTCCACAGGGTCTATATATCAGTCTGAAAGAGAA AGGGAAAATTCTTGAGGTGCTAAAGAACTGGCCTGAGAAGACCATTCAAGTTATCGTGGTCACTGATGGTGAGCGCATTTTGGGTCTAGGAGACCTTGGGTGTCAG GGAATGGGAATTCCTGTTGGCAAACTTGCTCTTTATACAGCCCTTGGAGGACTCCGTCCATCTGCA TGCTTACCCATAACAATTGATGTGGGCACAAACAATGAGCAATTGCTGAATGATGACTTTTATATTGGTCTAAGACAAAAACGAGCTAGAGGCCAG GAATATGAGGATCTTCTCCATGAGTTCATGTGTGCTGTCAAGCAACAATATGGTGAGAAAGTCCTAATTCAG TTCGAAGACTTTGCCAATCATCATGCATTCGATTTGCTTGCAAAATATAGCAAGACACATCTTGTCTTTAATGATGACATCCAG GGAACAGCTTCCGTGGTCCTTGCTGGACTTGTTGCTGCACTGAAGTTGGTTGGAGGGACCTTAGCGGACCATACTTACTTGTTCCTTGGTGCTGGTGAG GCTGGCACTGGTATTGCTGAGCTCATTGCTCTTGAGATGTCAAGACAG ATGGGTACCCCAATCGAAAATAATCGTGAAAAGATTTGGCTTGTTGACTCAAAG GGATTGATTGTTAGTTCCCGGATGGAATCTCTACAACACTTCAAGAAACCTTGGGCACATGACCATGAACCTGTTAACAACCTTTTAGATGCTGTGAAG GCCATCAAGCCAACTGTGTTGATAGGAACCTCTGGAGTAGGGAAGACTTTTACACAAGATGTAGTTGAGGCCATGGCTTCATTTAATGAG AAACCTGTCATTCTTGCTCTGTCAAATCCCACAACACAATCAGAATGTACTGCCGAGGAAACATATACTTGGAGTAAG GGTTGTGCAATTTTTGCGAGCGGGAGCCCATTTGATCCTGTTGAATATGAGGGGAAGATTTTTGTACCTGGCCAG GCAAATAATGCTTACATATTTCCTGGTTTCGGTCTTGGCTTGGTGATATCTGGTGCCATACGTGTGCACGATGAAATGCTTCTTGCAGCCT CGGAAGCTTTAGCCCAGCAAGTGACACAAGAGAATTTTGACAAAGGACTGATCTATCCTCCCTTCAAAAATATCCGAAAGATATCTGCGCATATTGCCGCTAATGTGGCTGCAAAAGTATATGAACTTG GTTTGGCTACTCGTCTTCCTCGCCCGGACAACCTGGTGAAATATGCAGAGAGTTGCATGTACACCCCGGCATATCGCAATTACCGTTGA